Proteins co-encoded in one Methanobacterium veterum genomic window:
- the cas4 gene encoding CRISPR-associated protein Cas4, whose translation MLSDSEKNLRIIGTQIHYYFICKTKLWLFSHHIQMEQESDLVSLGKLLHEKSYKEEKEYTIDNLISIDFIKKQGCLELHEVKKSRKMKKSHEYQLLYYMYYLKQKKGIENIKGVINYPKIRKKITIDLDESKEKELMDVIADIGNILDMDTPKPQRMKICRKCAYFEFCWV comes from the coding sequence ATGCTCTCAGACTCCGAAAAAAACCTCCGGATAATAGGAACTCAAATACACTACTATTTTATCTGCAAGACTAAACTATGGCTTTTTTCCCACCATATCCAGATGGAACAGGAGTCTGATCTTGTATCCCTTGGAAAATTACTCCACGAAAAAAGCTACAAAGAGGAAAAGGAGTACACAATTGATAATCTAATTAGCATTGATTTTATTAAAAAACAGGGCTGTTTGGAACTTCACGAGGTTAAAAAGAGCCGTAAGATGAAAAAATCCCATGAATACCAGCTCTTATATTACATGTACTACTTGAAGCAGAAAAAAGGCATTGAAAATATCAAAGGAGTGATCAACTACCCTAAAATAAGAAAGAAAATCACTATAGATTTGGATGAATCTAAAGAAAAGGAGTTGATGGATGTAATTGCAGATATTGGTAATATTTTGGATATGGACACTCCAAAACCTCAAAGAATGAAAATCTGCAGGAAATGTGCATATTTTGAGTTCTGCTGGGTCTAA